A single region of the Lotus japonicus ecotype B-129 chromosome 4, LjGifu_v1.2 genome encodes:
- the LOC130715454 gene encoding kinetochore protein SPC25 homolog isoform X2, giving the protein MESPTSVCDTEIPLQTQTIDSFTASHAKSLQSLRDTAQQTAQHRVQLEEVKGKLREAEDDLVKALSVKTRKEARRMALLDAIASAKSRVDELSTSVQEHRAKTQEYAAFLSQQSLALAASEGKLNECIEQKDETQEAMSWYNRVLGFHVKGGRGVKFTFKNINLNNPNEEYFFTIFHQNNTYTLLNCEPSTDDIKELIHELNKTNDLFKFVRVMRKKFQEAVGQDVTTRGQVAHEESAFISASAPVLSMSSVRSDSTTKENEHRDEPAEGDTQIKKKQLLHRRVKSGVLSPGSASSVRQSPRLKV; this is encoded by the exons ATGGAGTCTCCAACCTCTGTCTGCGACACAGAGATCCCTCTTCAAACGCAAACCATCGATTCCTTCACCGCTTCTCACGCCAAATCTCTTCAATCCCTCAGAGACACTGCACAACAAACCGCTCAACACAGAG TTCAATTGGAAGAGGTTAAAGGCAAACTCAGGGAAGCGGAGGATGATTTGGTCAAAGCACTCTCAG TTAAGACTCGTAAAGAGGCCAGGCGAATGGCTTTGTTGGATGCTATTGCCTCTGCTAAGTCTAGAGTTGATGAACTCAGCACAAGTGTTCAGGAGCACCGAGCCAAAACGCAGGAGTATGCTGCTTTTCTATCTCAACAATCTCTTG CTCTGGCAGCATCTGAAGGGAAGTTAAATGAATGCATTGAGCAGAAAGATGAAACTCAGGAGGCCATGTCTTGGTACAACAGGGTCCTTGGCTTTCATGTCAAAGGGGGACGTG GGGTAAAATTCACATTCAAGAATATAAATTTGAACAATCCAAATGAGGAGTATTTTTTTACTATCTTCCATCAAAACAATACTTACACGT TGTTAAACTGTGAACCTTCCACCGATGACATCAAAGAGTTGATCCATGAATTAAACAAGACAAATGATCTGTTTAAATTTGTCAGAGTAATGAGAAAGAAGTTCCAAGAAGCAGTGGGGCAAG ATGTTACTACCAGGGGTCAAGTTGCACATGAAGAATCTGCATTTATCTCTGCATCTGCTCCAGTCTTATCAATGTCATCTGTTAGAAGTGATTCTACAACCAAGGAAAATGAGCACCGAGATGAACCTGCGGAGGGTGATACACAAATCAAGAAGAAACAATTGCTTCACAGAAGGGTCAAATCAGGAGTTTTATCTCCTGGATCTGCATCATCTGTTCGTCAATCTCCTCGTTTGAAGGTATGA
- the LOC130715454 gene encoding kinetochore protein SPC25 homolog isoform X1: MESPTSVCDTEIPLQTQTIDSFTASHAKSLQSLRDTAQQTAQHRVQLEEVKGKLREAEDDLVKALSVKTRKEARRMALLDAIASAKSRVDELSTSVQEHRAKTQEYAAFLSQQSLALAASEGKLNECIEQKDETQEAMSWYNRVLGFHVKGGRGVKFTFKNINLNNPNEEYFFTIFHQNNTYTLLNCEPSTDDIKELIHELNKTNDLFKFVRVMRKKFQEAVGQDVTTRGQVAHEESAFISASAPVLSMSSVRSDSTTKENEHRDEPAEGDTQIKKKQLLHRRVKSGVLSPGSASSVRQSPRLKARK; the protein is encoded by the exons ATGGAGTCTCCAACCTCTGTCTGCGACACAGAGATCCCTCTTCAAACGCAAACCATCGATTCCTTCACCGCTTCTCACGCCAAATCTCTTCAATCCCTCAGAGACACTGCACAACAAACCGCTCAACACAGAG TTCAATTGGAAGAGGTTAAAGGCAAACTCAGGGAAGCGGAGGATGATTTGGTCAAAGCACTCTCAG TTAAGACTCGTAAAGAGGCCAGGCGAATGGCTTTGTTGGATGCTATTGCCTCTGCTAAGTCTAGAGTTGATGAACTCAGCACAAGTGTTCAGGAGCACCGAGCCAAAACGCAGGAGTATGCTGCTTTTCTATCTCAACAATCTCTTG CTCTGGCAGCATCTGAAGGGAAGTTAAATGAATGCATTGAGCAGAAAGATGAAACTCAGGAGGCCATGTCTTGGTACAACAGGGTCCTTGGCTTTCATGTCAAAGGGGGACGTG GGGTAAAATTCACATTCAAGAATATAAATTTGAACAATCCAAATGAGGAGTATTTTTTTACTATCTTCCATCAAAACAATACTTACACGT TGTTAAACTGTGAACCTTCCACCGATGACATCAAAGAGTTGATCCATGAATTAAACAAGACAAATGATCTGTTTAAATTTGTCAGAGTAATGAGAAAGAAGTTCCAAGAAGCAGTGGGGCAAG ATGTTACTACCAGGGGTCAAGTTGCACATGAAGAATCTGCATTTATCTCTGCATCTGCTCCAGTCTTATCAATGTCATCTGTTAGAAGTGATTCTACAACCAAGGAAAATGAGCACCGAGATGAACCTGCGGAGGGTGATACACAAATCAAGAAGAAACAATTGCTTCACAGAAGGGTCAAATCAGGAGTTTTATCTCCTGGATCTGCATCATCTGTTCGTCAATCTCCTCGTTTGAAG
- the LOC130712962 gene encoding F-box protein At5g18160-like translates to MRSDIESSCDKVIGDINLLTKILVLVPAKHVIQCKRVSKQWRALISEPRFIQTHTHIHNSQPHSLWIYNGPIFPFHRHQLGRSDIQTFNTWSKSHLYTRIMQSCNGLLLCKAFFLEGPRSITYCFQVLNPSTNHFINLPFPSADLENNFDFSLVPAIYLSFEPLTLRSFHFKVVSFVKVNINTFKIFMYTSETSLWSACDFIFTASPKMKIGSGVYCNGVVYWCSGEVLWYFDLHNKRFESLPAPTCKDSFVKYFGEFKGNLQMILSKSDESLDFDILELEGFTKWVVRYRLNLNPVVDAFGTNIFHVLFVILQENEEDSMILFLVDSRIMSYNLKDRSLRLIREGGNFVKDCGAGKSFHLYLETLSNVGLRSP, encoded by the coding sequence ATGAGATCCGATATAGAGAGCTCATGTGATAAGGTTATCGGAGACATCAACCTATTGACCAAGATCCTTGTCTTGGTGCCGGCGAAACATGTGATTCAATGTAAACGTGTTTCAAAGCAATGGCGGGCTCTAATATCTGAACCTAGATTCATTCAAACACACACTCATATTCACAACTCTCAACCACATTCCCTTTGGATCTATAATGGCCCTATATTCCCCTTCCACCGCCACCAATTGGGAAGGTCGGACATCCAAACTTTCAATACCTGGTCAAAGAGCCACCTTTACACTAGAATTATGCAATCATGCAATGGTCTGCTACTATGCAAAGCTTTTTTCCTCGAAGGTCCTCGTTCCATAACTTATTGTTTCCAAGTCCTAAATCCGTCCACAAATCATTTTATTAATCTTCCGTTCCCATCAGCAGATCTAGAAAACAATTTTGATTTCAGTCTAGTACCTGCAATTTATCTGTCTTTTGAACCGTTGACTTTGAGGTCCTTTCACTTCAAAGTTGTTTCATTTGTGAAGGTCAATATTAATACTTTTAAGATTTTTATGTATACATCTGAGACTAGTTTGTGGTCTGCGTGTGACTTTATCTTCACTGCTTCACCCAAGATGAAAATTGGTTCTGGTGTATATTGCAATGGTGTTGTGTACTGGTGCTCTGGTGAGGTGTTATGGTATTTTGACCTACATAACAAGCGCTTCGAGTCATTACCTGCACCAACATGCAAAGATTCTTTTGTTAAGTATTTTGGGGAGTTCAAAGGGAATCTCCAAATGATTTTGAGTAAGAGTGATGAAAGTTTGGATTTTGATATTCTAGAGCTGGAAGGTTTCACCAAATGGGTTGTGAGATATCGTCTCAACCTTAATCCTGTTGTGGATGCATTTGGTACGAACATTTTTCATGTGCTATTTGTTATTCTtcaagaaaatgaagaggattcgATGATTTTATTCTTAGTGGATTCCAGAATAATGTCATATAATTTAAAGGATCGTTCTTTACGATTAATACGTGAAGGAGGAAATTTTGTTAAGGATTGTGGAGCGGGGAAATCATTTCACCTATACTTGGAGACTTTATCAAATGTTGGGTTGAGATCACCTTAA